GCTTACATTATAATTTAAATTGTTAGGATGGCTTGTCCAATGTATTTTTTGATCGCTCGAGACAGTTAGAGCAGAAAGAAGTTTTGTGTCCCCGTCCATTTTTTTAAGGTCGGCGGCTTTTCCTTGTCTGGAAAAAAGTCCTAACCCATTATTGGTGTTCATTTTACTTGGCAATTTAAAAATAGCTTCTATTGTAAATCCATTATCGAATTTTTCCGAATTGATCGGTGCGTCTTTTTTTGTTTTGAAGTATCGTCCTGAAAGAGCGTTTTTTTTATTATCGAATTTCAGGCTTTCCGCACCGTCATGATCATGATAATCTTCTTCGGACCATTGAATCACGTTTTTTATTTCAGGTGAGCTGGGATCCCCAATCGTCACCATTTCTAGATCGTTGCCGTGTTTGCTTACATCCTCGATCATTAAGCTTCCTTCATCAATTGACCCCTTTATTACATGCTGTCTCGTGAATTTCCAATCTGCCAGGATAGTGCCTCGATCATTTTTAGCAAAGGGATGTATGTAGTTTGCCGATTTGGCAATGCCAGGAACAATCATGAATAATAGTGTTAAGCCAATAAATGCTTTTTTCATTTTCATAAAACATGCACCCCATTACATTTTGATAAAGCACTATTTCTAATAGCGGTATTTTTCTATTCCTTATGACACGCTGAAGTAAAGAACTGAATTATGTGTGAAAGTTGGTTCAACGGCAATATCGTATAGTTTGCTTATCTTCTTGTTAACTTATTAAGGATAGTTAAAAAAGACCTATTCTTCTCTTTTATCTCACAATAAAACGCCACTCATGTTCTATTTAGCCTGTTAAGCGACCAGGAACTGATGGTAAAAGCGAAAGCGATAGAGGAATAAAAGCAGTGCGAGGAAAAAATCAAATCTATAAGAAAAATACAATGATGTGTTAATATATGGATAATGAAAGGGGCGTTCAGAGTGGTGGATGGAATGCTTCACGTACGGTAACAGAGGGGGAGAAATGTGAAAAAAGAATTTCCGGTTATTGAGACAAAAAGACTGATTTTACGTGAGGCAACAAAGGCCGACGCTGGTGATATGTATGAATATCTATCTGATGTCGACGTTGTAAAGCCTATGGGCTTGGAGCCTTGCCAAGCAGTTAATGAAGTGTATGATGAAATCGAATGGTATCAGTCCATTTACAAAGGGGGTAGAGGAATTAGATGGCTCATTACATTGAAGGATAACGGGAAGGCAATCGGAACCTGTGGTTTTTTGAATATGGCCCAAAAACATTTCCGAGCAGAAGTTGGCTATGAATTAAGTCAAGCTCATTGGGGGAAAGGGTTTGCAGGAGAAGCCTTGGAAGCCGTCGTCATGTATGGATATCAACACTTTCGATTGGAGAGGGTCGAGGCTTTGATTGAACCGGCCAATATTCCTTCACAAAAACTGGTGGAAAAACAAGGTTTCAAAAGAGAGGGCTTGCTAAGGCATTATGAATATACATGTGGGAAATTCGATGATTTGTTGATGTACTCCCTCTTAAAAAATGATTTGGATATCCACTCCGGCCCTTGATTTTATCAAGATCGAGAAAAATGGTCTTTTTGTTTGAACCTTCATGCTCGAACAAGCGACCTAAGTTGTCTTACTTATTGTGATAATCTCTTTCCACTTTACAAATACGGGTGAAGTATGATGAGTACCAATCTTTCTTCCCTTTTTCTTGAGCTTTTTTGTGTAAGGAATTTTCCTTCCAACGCTTTATTGAATCGAGGGATTTCCAATAGGATACGGTAATGCCTATACCGTCTTGATCTCTTACGCTCTCGACTCCTAAAAAACCTTCTTGCTGAGCGGCAAGCTCAACCATGAAATCAGCGGTTGAGTTGTAGCCCGCTGCATCTGCTTCATTTCTATCGGACGTGAAAATACAAGCGTAATATGGCGGTTCGGGTGTATTTGCAAAAAACATGAAAAGATGCCCCCTTTTCTTATCTTACTATTCAAAATAATATCACATCGGGATAGGCAAGGATAGAATCACTCCGAAACCGCCTTCCGGAGGACCTTGTATTTCAGGCCATGGTCTGATTGTCATTCAGGAGGAAGAAGGGAATTATTTATTTTTGGACGAATATAGTACTTTAATGGTTTGTAAAAAAGGAGATGGTTTTATGTGCGGGATTCTTCCGTGAACATTCAGAAAGAGATTTCCTTTTGCCGAGGCATCGCGATATTCTGTTGCATAATGCGGTAAAGGACCTATCGGCCGAACGTGATGTTTTGGCCATATACCTTGCAGGATCATTAGCGAAAGGGAATTTTGATGATTACTCGGATATAGATTTGCATACGGTTGTCATTCCAGAACGGAAGGCAGATTATTTGAAGGGAAAAATGAAACGAGCCACTGGCTGGGGAAATGCTTTTTTTCATGAGGATCACCATCCTTCTTCAGCCTATATCGTCACGCATTATGATACTTTCGTAAAGGTGGATAGCTGGTATCACTCACCTGAGGAGGTTGTTCCCTCCATCTGGATAAAAGGGATTGAAATCCTTTATGATCCCTTTACCATCATGAGTCAGGTTGTTGAGGCATCGGCGGACTATGTTTACCAGCCGTCCGCGGAGGAAGTGGAACGTTGGAGAGGGAAACTGCTTGCTTTTATTCATGAAACCTATCGATCTGTCATGAGGGAAGAAAGATTATATGCACGAGCTAACCTCGATAAAATCCGCTGGCTCATCGTGTTAGGCTGGTATATGGAAATGGGGGAGCATTTAGATGGACCCTATGGAGCATGGACGAAAATTGAAGGAAAAAGAAGTAAATTAGAGCAAAAGAAATTAAACCTTTTAAACAAATGGGGCAGTGATCGCAATTGTCATGAAATCATGAAAACGATGAGAGTCATGATTCCCGAAATCATTAGGTTAAATGCATGTCTTAGTAGTCTGATGGACATCGAACCGAATGAAGATCAGATGAAAAAGATTATAAAAATGGCTACTTGATCTCATTTTTCATAACGGGACCTTAAATGAATTGATTTGAGTTTAGATCACGATTATAGAACAGTATGGAGGGATGTCTAAATTGGCAGAATTGATTTATCATGTGGCAGTATCGCTGGACCATTTCATCGCGGACCAAGGCATAGTGGATGGGGATATCAGTAATTCCCTATTTTTATTCGAAGGAGAGCATGTCCCGGATTTTTTAACGGAAATTCAGCAATATGACGCTGTATTAATGGGCCGAAAAACATATGAGTTTGGATTTCAATTCGGATCGAAACCGGGTGAACCTGGCTATAAGGGGCTGAAGCATTATATATTCTCAAATTCCCTTCAGTTTGAATCGAACGAGGAAGTAGAGCTCATCCAGGGAAATGCCGTGGAATTCATAGGAAATCTCAAAAAGGAAGGGGAAGGTGAGCTATGGCTATGCGGCGGAGGTGAACTTGCCGGCGATTTAATTAAGCATAAACTCATCGATCGATTGGTACTGAAAGTGAACCCCATCATCATCGGAAAAGGCATCCCGCTTTTCGGCAGCGTCAAGCCATTGCTGAAGCTGGAGTTAATTGAAATGAAACAGTATCCAAATGGTGTGATCAAACCCACATATAAGATTATCTATTAGTGCGGATTGAGAGATCGGGTTGCGGCAGCGACCCTTTTTTTGTTGGTAAAATCTATTAACCCGCTATTCATTTATTTTTTCAGATAGTTTGCTTCATGCAACATAGTTACCTCGCGCTTACATATATAAAACAGTACAAAAAGGTTGCTATAGACCCACCCAATTTTAAGTTGGTATGATAATTGAGTACTTAATTGTGGGGGGAAGAAGAATGGAAGAACAGAAATATAATGACCTCAAATTAGGCGAACGTGGTGCAATCATCAGTATAATTGCTTATATTTGTCTATCTTTTATAAAATTGGTTATTGGATACATAAGTGACTCAGCTGCATTAAAAGCGGATGGCTTGAACAATACGACTGATATCATCGCATCCATT
This genomic stretch from Peribacillus muralis harbors:
- a CDS encoding GNAT family N-acetyltransferase — encoded protein: MKKEFPVIETKRLILREATKADAGDMYEYLSDVDVVKPMGLEPCQAVNEVYDEIEWYQSIYKGGRGIRWLITLKDNGKAIGTCGFLNMAQKHFRAEVGYELSQAHWGKGFAGEALEAVVMYGYQHFRLERVEALIEPANIPSQKLVEKQGFKREGLLRHYEYTCGKFDDLLMYSLLKNDLDIHSGP
- a CDS encoding nucleotidyltransferase domain-containing protein produces the protein MPRHRDILLHNAVKDLSAERDVLAIYLAGSLAKGNFDDYSDIDLHTVVIPERKADYLKGKMKRATGWGNAFFHEDHHPSSAYIVTHYDTFVKVDSWYHSPEEVVPSIWIKGIEILYDPFTIMSQVVEASADYVYQPSAEEVERWRGKLLAFIHETYRSVMREERLYARANLDKIRWLIVLGWYMEMGEHLDGPYGAWTKIEGKRSKLEQKKLNLLNKWGSDRNCHEIMKTMRVMIPEIIRLNACLSSLMDIEPNEDQMKKIIKMAT
- a CDS encoding antibiotic biosynthesis monooxygenase family protein; the protein is MFFANTPEPPYYACIFTSDRNEADAAGYNSTADFMVELAAQQEGFLGVESVRDQDGIGITVSYWKSLDSIKRWKENSLHKKAQEKGKKDWYSSYFTRICKVERDYHNK
- a CDS encoding dihydrofolate reductase family protein, producing the protein MAELIYHVAVSLDHFIADQGIVDGDISNSLFLFEGEHVPDFLTEIQQYDAVLMGRKTYEFGFQFGSKPGEPGYKGLKHYIFSNSLQFESNEEVELIQGNAVEFIGNLKKEGEGELWLCGGGELAGDLIKHKLIDRLVLKVNPIIIGKGIPLFGSVKPLLKLELIEMKQYPNGVIKPTYKIIY